In Dreissena polymorpha isolate Duluth1 chromosome 11, UMN_Dpol_1.0, whole genome shotgun sequence, the genomic window TACTACATTTGACTTAAATTGTGTTAAGCACTCTGACAACACTCATACAATTATGAATGAAGATGTCATATTGAATGTATAAAGATTCATGGACACGTTATCAACACTAGTGTGAACTAAACTATGCAGATGTAGACAGACTAGCTGAGTATGGATTAAATATAGTTTTCTTtgataaactttaaaataaatacagagaacattttaaaatttagataatatttttccaagattaaatattttttaataatctggaaagacacattataacaagagggccatgatggccctgaatcgctcacctgactcattaagatcagatgaaaactatgacctctattgtctacacaatgtttttctatgatttgacctagtgacctagttcctgactctagatgacccaaatacaatcccaatccagatttcatcaagataaacattctgaccacagttcataaatattggatgaaaactgtgacctctattgtcaacacaaggtttttctatttatttgacctagatttttaccccagatgacccaaatacaatcccacccagatttcatcaagaattctgaccaaatttcataaaggttggatgaaaactgtgatctctaatgtctacacaaggtttttctattatttgacctagtgacctagtttttgaccccagatgacccaaataaaatcccaacccagatttcaacaagataaacattctgaccaaatttcataaagattggaagaaaactgtgacctctattgtctacagaaggttgttctattatttgacctagtgaccttgtttttgaccccagatgacccaaatacaatcccaaaccggatttcatcaagataaacattttgaccaaatttcatcaagattggatgcaaactgtgacctctactgtctacacaaacaaattgttgacggacggacgcaagacggacgccagacatcacacgatcacataagctcaccgtgtcacttcatgacaggtgacctaaaaatatgtgtcggagataaacatgaacagttgtggttaaaatcccatagaaacaagggctgtttgtaaaacatgcatgcccccctatatgggctataagttgtagtagcagccattgtgtgaatacgttttttgtcactgtgaatggtggtggtggtggtggtgtagtagtagtagtagtagtagtagtagtagtagtagtagtagtagttgtagtagtagtagtaatagtagttgtagtagtagtagtagtagtagtagtagtagtagtagtagtagtagaagtagtagtagtagtagtagtagtagaagtagtaagtagaagtagtagtagtagtagtagtagtagtagtagtggtagtagtagtagtagtagtagtagtagtggtaaaagtagtagtagtagtggcagtagtagtagaagtagtaatagtagacgtggtggtggtggtggtggtggtggtggtggtggtgggtggtggtggtagtagtactagtagtagtagtactagtagtagtagtagtagtagtagtagtagtagtagtagtagtagtagtagtagtagtagtagtagtggtagtagtagtagagtagtagtagtagtagtagtaagtagtagaagtagtagtagtagtagtagtagtagtagtagtagtagtagtagtagtagtagtagtagtagtagtagtagtagcagtagcagtagcagtagcagtagcagcattacaagaccaatacttaagaatgatcaaatgggaaaaggtaacatagcaccagcagtaaatatggggctcatttacaggtcagatttggaatctctgctgtaaaatgagattttgaatgaattaaagggaggcaaatctgtaataaaaagaacatgcataaaccgtagttgtttcccttgtttgaaccatgctaaatccttacaagtttggaaagaattggatgaaaaatttggactttattgcataaacaccattttctcaattcaaggggaggtaattctgtacttcatggaccaataatgctcattttttgtagggttcgtgtcctcattgatataaagacactgtgcaaatttggaaaggatcggacaaaaaatgtggaagatttttgaaagttttcacaaaataggcaaaaacgaataaacatgcaaagttcaacgagctcctgcgtccatgttttttgacgaatcaaatttctttgaacaactttttcaggggagccctcaaaggtcatccctgtgaaattttttgaaaatctgatgagcggtttctgacaagaagattttttaaggtttttaccatatatggtcatggcggccatcttggttatgtgatcaaattttttttaacaattcttttgtcccatgacctagggatgctccacatgaaatttagttgaaattggctcaatggtttagtagaagaagatgtttacaaattgtttacagacggacggacgccggacgctgagtgatcacaatagctcacctcgagctatcgctcaggtgagctaaaaactaaatTTACCCGAAGAGCCATTAGATCCCCAACAGCATATATGAGGTAATTGAGCACAGTGACCCCCAGAAATTCGCGACGTTTCTTCATTTCAGGGCAGCTTGTCCAGAGGTCCTTTGAGGGGTCGTACATGACCACTGTAGACAGTGTACGCAAGCGCTCATCTAAACCACCGACCACATACACCATACCATTGACAACAGCAACACCTGATAAACaaagacaaaatttaaaaaaatctttattaatACTCTTATCATCAGACCCATGTTAATGCTCTGTGAGGTACCTAATtcacattttgaacattttttaatggCAAGCCAATGTTCTTATTGAAAAATGACACCATTCAAATTGTTTGAAATATGTGCACCAACAACTTGAAATgcaaataaaacaagggacaatattgtcacaaaaccaggttttcattgtgaaaaaaaaatctgataaaaagagaaaactcaaactgaacttttgaaatgaccaaaaaaaattaaccccctttgtaagttttttttttttttttaaatctatttttagtcgtggcgaccttgacattggagatattgacgtgattctttcgtgggacacaccgtcccatgatggtgaacaaatgtgccaaatgattttaaaatctcacaatgaatgacatagttatggccaggacaagctcatttatggccatttttgacctttgaactcaaagtgtgaccttgaccttggagatatcgacgtaattatttcgcgcgacacaccgtccaatgctggtgaacaaatgtgccaaatgattttaaaatctgacgatgaacgacatagttatggctcggacaagctcatttatggccatttttgacctttgaactcaaagtgtgaccttgaccttggagatatcgacgtaattatttcgcgcgacacaccgtccaatgatggtgaacaaatgtgccaaatgattttaaaatctgacaatgaacgacatagttatggcccggacaagcttattccgccagcccgccagccagccagcccgcattcgccaatctaataaccagttttttccttcggaaaacctggttaaaaatgaccTACTGTGATTTGGTTATTCTTATTTATACATATGAAAACTAATTTACTCTAAAGTACAAACATTTAAATGGCAAAATATGTTaataagatttgatgaaataaaagtGACTAATAagacaagagcaacgcataaagggtgccacactcggctacgggtgcagttttgaataaatgaaagcttgtcagattttttttttttaagttcacagtgactttgacttttgacctagtgacccaaaaatgggtgtggcatgtagaagtcatcaaggtgcatctacatatttagtttcaaattgtaggtggaagcaatttgattttagaaccaatgttcaaaaccttaacaaaatgttaaggttttagcacaacgcggacggcggacgacacgacaagctggctaagacaatacctcgggttttcttctaAAACACCGGGCTAAAAAACTGTTTCATGCATAACAGTATAACTCTGTACAAGATGGGAATATAGCATAATAATTgtgcaaaacaagtttatataacATGCAACTTTGTACAAGATGAAGtaccattttaatttaaaacaacatcaTTTTGATGATCTTTTTAgccataaatatattaaaacaacagTCACAATATGTGAAAGATAATCCAAGATGTGGCCCCAGCTCAAAATGTTCATATAATTCTCACCACATCTACTTCTCTTCGACGGAAATACTGCCAGCTGCTGGTGCCAGCGGTCTCCCTTGATATCAAAGCAATCCACGCTGCTGAATACTTCTCTCCCCTTATCTCCTCCTATCACAAGAATCACCTGAATTGTGTAGCCTCATAGTTTAGAGTTTGCCTGTTGTAAATTACAGGTCAGGCCATATTGACTTATGATACAGCTTTTCTGATAAATACCAATACTCCTTTACTGTATTCTATATGAGCAATGTCATGCAAAATAAGTATTATGCAATAAGCAGCCAGTTGAGCTCCGAACTGGCCTGAACATTAACGCAGTCTTGTCGAAAGATTCGCTGTCCACCATAGTCAAGCAAGGTTGTGTTGTTGCATACACCAACAGGGTAGTATATTCATActtggtctggagctatgctggccacTATATTCTATAGTTTAACAAGTTGTTCGCGCTCTATAAACTCTTCACCACTGGGGCATGCAGACAGTATATATTTGGATTATGAACAACATTGAAGTATGCAATGGATTGTAAATGCATACAAGGCAtactttttaaacataaaataaaattcaatttgtGACGAaattaaaggggccgtttaaaagattttggcatgtattgaaatgtgtcattaaatgctttatattgataaatttcaacatttgacctaaaaatctccagtaaaaaaacaagaatacaattaaaaataaaaaaaactagacctccacagggctcgaaccactgacccctaaaGTCCTGGAGCAAAATGTCTCCTGCCTAGACCACTGTAcaatccatgctcatgcttagagcggatgtattttttacttatataagcaatccttgtagtttcccaaaatataaggacagcaacagaattttccaaattattaaatcgtttcgcgtcgcactacgctttataattttcaggttttcaaatcgtcaaaagatgcataaaaaatatatttaagagcatggttaatggtaagtattactatttcctcaaaaatatcataactaaaacaaaaatttgcgaatctgaaacaacttcttttaattttgtcaatttaccataacGTGAAATCTGTTAAACGGCTCCTTTAACCTTGCTGTTCAAATGCATaacaaaagaaaatatttttggtagtttttcttcattttttataatatgtaaaattggtagataatattaaattaaaatctgTGAGTAAGTTAAACTTATACACCAAAACACTTCTACAATTTTCATTTGTTTACTTTTCATGTGATAAGGTAGTAATTTAGCCAGACTGAAAAAATAGCAGGGGGAGGGATCCTGAAAAAAGCAGCAGGGGATCTCATTCATGAAACATCTTTGCATGGTaaacaatgtacatgtgtatattgaaaGTGTTTATTATTAACGGTGTTTCCACCTAAGTTATTATATTCAAACATCCATTCAACATTATTCCGTGAGGTAAGTTCTTTATTATCCCCAGGCTTTTAAAAGCGTTGGGATATTGTATTGTCCGTCTGTCCtggacactatctcctcctacactattagcactagaacgttgaaacttacacacatgatagctatgagcatatgtgcgacggtgcactattcggaattttgatctgacccctgggtcaaaagttatgggtaaataaatgggtaaaaaaaactcattttactaacaagaTGCGacacacatgataataacttttgacccaggtgtCAAATCAAAactccaaatagtgcaccgtcgcacatatgctcataactaCCATGTGAGTAAGTTTCAacgttctagtgctaatagtttaggaggagatagtggccaatgggggttggggtggggcacaaaattttgttttaacataacttcttcatttattcaccaatgacttcaaattaatactgaacatctcttatgacaacacggtctatctcgatcatccatgtccacattacccacccaaaggccattgataaaggtaaaggcagcttggttcctgtcctctttcaaatttatagaGAGTACcgaaatttgttttcgtacccaattattttttcctacccaactttcttttcgtacccaacttttttttcgtacccattttttttttggcatattttttttcgtacccaaaacagttgtacccaaattttttttcatacccaaaattttcctacccacatacactattgtggtgatgtagataaacttaaattgatgctttcatatccatcctcttcaaaagcatcgtcacaccagtactgtcagtactttgattcttatttattattgattaTCCCCATGCTCAAAATTGGAGCGGGGgaattatgtggttatctccgctgtttGTTCATCCATCTGTCCTGGTCACTATCTCCtcttacactattagcactagaaccttgaaacttaaatttatggtagctattagcatatgtgtgacagtgcactacatatttttggaatttttattaaagttttgggggttgggatggggcacagtcagagattttcactcatttgtttaggttattttacaataacttcttcatttctacaccgattcacttctaattgattctgaacttctcttatgacaatacagtcaatctcaactatgcatggccccattaccaaccctgaggcgcaccgcccacatagaccatgcccaccaaaattttgttttaaaataacttcttcatttattcaccaattgaattcaaattaatactgaacatctcttatgacaacacggtctatctcgaccatccatgtccacataacCCACCcaggggccccaccaacataggccttgcccacccaaaattgccttttaatatatcatctatgcagcgtggggataggcatcggcctctgccgcgccagtATAATATGATGTAAATATTAAGTAATATAATATGTTACTTATAAAATAGAATCATCACTAGCCAATAAAGAATCTCACATTGCGTGTGTCTGTATTTACCAGAACACTTAGAAATAAAAACGGCACAGAAAAGAGATAGATGTATTTTTAAAGGGCAAAGCATAAAAATGGAATGACACCATATTTTTAAAGGGTAGGTCATACCAATTGAAGGCAACCCACCCACCTCCTTGCGTTATTCTTCTTTAGATTAATTCCAACAAacgtttaaaaacataaaatgaacaGTACAACCCGCacatttttattcaattattcaattaaaagcaaataaaaaactttatttacaaaagCTTGCCAGTGTTTgactattatataaaaatattgtacCTTACGAGGAGTTCTTGGTATGGTCCGGGGTGTCTTGAATATCGCCTTCTGTTCCCCCTTCAGCAAATGGAACTTCATTGCCTCAAATAGGAAGTCCTTACAGCAACAGTTTGCCTTCATGAGGGGCTCCTCTTCAACCCGCTGCATGAGATACTCCTGCGACATTAGGGGCAGATGCACGTTTTCCATGAGTTGCGAGATCACTTCCTGTCGGCTGCTGCGGTCATGGTTCACCCAAGACAATACCGCCTCCAATACCTGCGTGGGCAGAAGTGTAGATCACAACAGGTAAACATTTTATACAAAGTAATTTTAAGAAAAGCCTGAGGCGAGAAGTTTATTTGAATCAGTACCATTGTTATAATCAGTCCTTGTTTCTGAATGATAGCATTCAAACACTCCAGCAGTCAACACTTTCAGTAAGGGTCAAAATCAATATTGCATTCACACATGGTTCTAATGTTTATTACATGGCTGCAATTTTTGTTAAAGCTACTAAAACCCCAATAACCTATAAATAGAACCATATgatcaatattataataatgtcTTCATTCGAATCAAATTGAGTAGAGTTTTGAAGCAGACATTCAATTTTGAATTTGTTAGCAAGGAAGGGCTCCGAATGATTCAataaagacatatacatttctaCAACTGTTCACCCAACCAGTACCTGTTCTTCGGAGATGACTGCAAGTTGGTCACTACAGATAAGCTTGCACACACTTTCCACCGGCAATGATACTGGATCAGCTCCCTGGAACAGAGTGCACACTTCATTGATATGACCATGTCAGAACCGAGTGCTCTTACtgtgtttaatttatattttacatgcactttcaaaagaaaaagaaagaacatAACTgaaatgttcaattaagtattTAAGCTCCAACATGGTTATACAGATTTGTTTCTCGTTTGTCTGATTTTGGCACAAACTGATAAATgcaattaacatttgaatatgaATTGCTGCGATTTCAAGATGAGTTCTTcagtaataaataaaaaacaacaaaaatttggagcaatcaaaataatttatgatAATTGCATTTAGTGCCTTTACAACTTTTGTAAACAGTACTCAGCCACGAAGAAGACTTATAGCCATGTAGGCTTTTAAGGAAGGCATTTCCATACTAAAAGAATGGCACGAAAGAAACAAGAGCTTTCATAATTGAAATACTCAAATCGTTATGGCTTTTATTAAGCAGCTTTCATAATTGAAGTACTTAAATCGTTAtggcttatatatatattatttttataataacgaagttatattaatattattattattattgttattattattattattattatatgaatgttgtttgtgttgaaaagagagaggaggagaatagcccaatttttataagtattgatggtgaaaacacatactatttattatatgtgGATAATGTGGTaccatcattactagacccattgttcagtatttACTGCAATGGGTTGTTGCAGTCTTGAAACTTTGTGATCTgagttttaaatgtcaaaatccaaataggattacttttaatataatgtttatagaAAAGAAAAGGAATACACGGATGTGtgatatgtttgtaaaacaaaaacaaataataatatttaaggatttttcagatcatgtagtggcagccattgtgtgaatacatttgttgtcactgtgaccttgaccttcgacctagtgactgaaaatcaataggggtcatctgccagttatgatcaatgtacatatgaagttgcatgatcctaggcctgatTATTCTTGagtttatcatcaggaaaccattttactgttttgagtcactgtgaccttgacctttgacctagtaacctgaaaattaaTATGGGTCTTTtttcagtcatgatcaatgtacctatgaagtttcatgatcctaggcgtaagcattcttgagttatcatccggaaaccattttactatttcgagtcactgtgaccttgactattTACTCACATAGGAGGAAAACGTTTTGAGTGCGCATGCGCAGTAACATTTCATgaatattaacaaaaatacaacGCAAGTTTTACTGCTCATATGTCATATAAGCTCTCTTTTATTTTCAAGTGTTAAGtacgaaataaaataaattttgctCTTAAATTATTTGCCAGATATTCGGACCCAAAACATAGCATTTTCAATGGGACCTGTCTTAAAAACATCTGTCAGGTCCGACGGTTCggcacttttgggaatgtaaagaCTTAGTTTTTTACCCCACTTGACCTTGATACAAGTATCACCTTTCCTTGATACAAGTATCACCTTTATACTGTAAAACCAAACATTATTGCCATATTCCATTGAACCGattaataacaagagctgtcagaggacagcgcgctcgactattcgagtgcttgacagtataacgtaagccatcatggggtaattgttcaaattattcaataaggtcaaggtaatagttcaggcatattttccacaatctattgaacatttgtaaagacataaaacaaactaaatagattttatttcaagtttgatagc contains:
- the LOC127850726 gene encoding kelch-like protein 2, with the translated sequence MFTGNMAEAKANHIELKDIDPLALVLLIEFVYTSEIQVTEENVQGADPVSLPVESVCKLICSDQLAVISEEQVLEAVLSWVNHDRSSRQEVISQLMENVHLPLMSQEYLMQRVEEEPLMKANCCCKDFLFEAMKFHLLKGEQKAIFKTPRTIPRTPRKVILVIGGDKGREVFSSVDCFDIKGDRWHQQLAVFPSKRSRCGVAVVNGMVYVVGGLDERLRTLSTVVMYDPSKDLWTSCPEMKKRREFLGVTVLNYLIYAVGDLMALRMRLSNLLSVLMFR